The following are from one region of the Flavobacteriaceae bacterium UJ101 genome:
- the aceA gene encoding isocitrate lyase (Involved in the metabolic adaptation in response to environmental changes. Catalyzes the reversible formation of succinate and glyoxylate from isocitrate, a key step of the glyoxylate cycle, which operates as an anaplerotic route for replenishing the tricarboxylic acid cycle during growth on fatty acid substrates; Belongs to the isocitrate lyase/PEP mutase superfamily. Isocitrate lyase family.; KEGG: lan:Lacal_0195 isocitrate lyase), with translation MKNLAQNNYRSALETVRNLKNKYGNTWDAINPENAARMASQNRFKTGLDIAKYTAAIMREDMATYDRDPSQYTQSLGCWHGFVAQQKMIAVKKHHKTTNKKYLYLSGWMVAALRSEFGPLPDQSMHEKTAVPALIKEIYDFLRQADSIELNDLFRRLENGEDVQDQIDNFETHVVPIIADIDAGFGNEEATYLLSKKMIEAGACAIQIENQVSDAKQCGHQDGKVTVPHEDFIAKINAIRYAFLELGVEDGIIVARTDSEGAGLTQKLPVSQEPGDLASQYLAFIDAEEIAIEDTNEDDVLLKRNGKLVRPIRLANGLYKFKEGSNIDRVVLDCITSLQNGADLLWIETPTPNVKQIAHMINRVKEVVPNAKLVYNNSPSFNWTLNFRNQVYDEMMTEGKDVSMYDKENIMATEYDHSELGKIADEKIRTFQIDGAREAGIFHHLITLPTYHTTALHMNDLSEGYFGEEGMLAYVKNVQRKEIHKGVSCVKHQRMAGSDLGDDHKTFFTGEKALKAGGEKNTSKQFEYHH, from the coding sequence ATGAAGAATTTAGCACAAAATAATTATAGATCTGCTCTAGAAACCGTAAGAAACCTTAAAAATAAATATGGCAACACATGGGATGCTATAAACCCTGAAAATGCTGCTAGAATGGCGTCGCAAAATCGTTTTAAAACAGGCTTAGATATCGCAAAATATACTGCAGCCATCATGAGGGAAGATATGGCTACTTATGATCGTGACCCATCACAATACACTCAATCATTAGGTTGTTGGCATGGGTTTGTTGCTCAGCAAAAAATGATTGCGGTTAAAAAACATCACAAAACAACGAATAAAAAGTATTTGTATCTTTCTGGTTGGATGGTAGCCGCTTTACGTTCTGAATTTGGACCACTACCTGATCAATCTATGCATGAGAAAACAGCTGTTCCTGCACTTATTAAAGAGATTTATGATTTCTTACGCCAAGCTGATTCCATCGAATTAAATGATTTGTTTAGAAGATTAGAAAATGGAGAAGATGTACAAGACCAAATTGATAATTTCGAAACACATGTCGTTCCTATTATTGCTGATATTGATGCCGGTTTTGGTAACGAAGAGGCAACCTATTTATTATCAAAAAAAATGATAGAAGCAGGTGCTTGCGCCATCCAAATAGAAAACCAAGTTTCAGATGCTAAGCAATGTGGCCATCAAGATGGTAAAGTAACCGTACCACATGAAGATTTTATAGCTAAAATAAACGCCATTCGTTATGCCTTTTTAGAATTAGGTGTCGAAGATGGAATTATCGTAGCTAGAACCGATTCTGAAGGGGCTGGACTTACTCAAAAATTACCTGTAAGTCAAGAGCCTGGAGATCTAGCTTCTCAATATCTAGCTTTTATAGATGCTGAAGAAATAGCAATCGAAGATACGAATGAAGATGATGTTCTTTTAAAGAGAAACGGCAAGTTAGTTCGCCCTATAAGATTAGCCAATGGATTATATAAGTTTAAAGAAGGATCAAATATTGATAGAGTTGTTTTAGACTGTATTACAAGTCTTCAAAATGGTGCAGACTTATTATGGATAGAGACTCCTACACCCAATGTTAAACAAATTGCTCATATGATAAACAGAGTTAAAGAAGTAGTACCCAATGCTAAATTGGTTTATAATAATTCTCCTTCTTTTAACTGGACATTAAATTTCCGTAATCAAGTTTATGATGAAATGATGACAGAAGGAAAAGATGTTTCAATGTATGATAAAGAGAATATAATGGCTACAGAATATGATCATTCTGAACTAGGTAAAATTGCAGATGAAAAAATCAGGACTTTTCAAATTGACGGAGCAAGAGAAGCTGGAATTTTCCATCACTTAATTACATTACCTACTTACCATACTACTGCGCTTCATATGAATGACCTTTCTGAAGGATATTTTGGAGAAGAAGGTATGTTAGCATACGTTAAAAACGTTCAAAGAAAGGAAATACACAAAGGCGTATCTTGTGTTAAACATCAAAGAATGGCAGGATCTGATTTAGGAGATGATCATAAAACTTTTTTCACTGGAGAGAAAGCTTTGAAAGCTGGTGGTGAAAAAAATACTTCAAAACAATTTGAATATCATCACTAA
- the DPO3D1|holA gene encoding DNA-directed DNA polymerase (KEGG: fae:FAES_1975 DNA polymerase III subunit delta): MQIESILNDIKQRKFAPVYFLMGDESYFIDRITKALEKTVLTEEEKGFNQTIVYGKETTIEEVVGAAKQFPMMSEHTLVIVKEAQHLSRTIDKLAHYVENPLTSTVLVFNYKYKTLDKRKKVTKLLSQKAVLFESKRLYENQVPDWIENYLKSKNLQIEPKAKFLLVEFLGTDLARIVNELDKLSILVSGKITVDDIERNIGISKEYNNFELQKALGTKNIVKANQIIHYFGQNPKDNPIVVTLGVLYNYFSNIIVYHSLSDKSKPSVAKELRINPYFVQDYQVAASHYPLKKSVQIVSYLRDADLKSKGLGATNLLSSEILKELLFKILH; encoded by the coding sequence ATGCAAATAGAATCAATTTTAAATGATATTAAGCAACGTAAATTTGCTCCTGTTTATTTCTTAATGGGTGATGAGTCGTATTTTATAGATCGAATTACTAAAGCATTAGAAAAAACAGTTTTAACAGAAGAGGAAAAAGGGTTTAATCAAACGATTGTATATGGTAAAGAAACTACAATAGAAGAGGTGGTGGGAGCTGCAAAACAATTTCCTATGATGTCAGAACATACATTGGTTATTGTAAAAGAAGCTCAACATTTGTCAAGAACGATTGATAAATTAGCGCATTATGTAGAAAACCCTTTAACAAGTACAGTTCTAGTTTTTAATTATAAATATAAAACATTAGATAAACGAAAAAAGGTTACTAAACTACTAAGTCAAAAAGCTGTTTTATTTGAAAGTAAACGTTTGTATGAAAATCAAGTTCCCGATTGGATAGAAAATTACTTGAAATCAAAAAATCTTCAAATTGAACCTAAAGCTAAGTTTTTGTTGGTTGAATTTTTAGGAACTGATTTGGCACGAATTGTAAATGAATTGGATAAGTTATCGATTCTTGTTTCAGGGAAAATAACAGTAGATGATATTGAACGAAATATAGGTATTAGTAAGGAGTACAATAATTTTGAATTACAAAAAGCATTAGGAACTAAAAATATAGTAAAAGCCAATCAAATTATTCATTATTTTGGACAAAATCCAAAAGATAACCCTATTGTTGTTACATTGGGGGTGTTGTATAATTATTTTAGTAATATAATTGTATACCATTCTTTGAGTGATAAAAGTAAGCCCAGTGTTGCTAAAGAGTTGCGCATCAATCCTTATTTTGTGCAAGATTATCAAGTAGCGGCATCTCATTATCCTTTGAAGAAAAGCGTACAAATTGTTTCATATTTACGTGATGCAGATTTAAAATCAAAAGGATTAGGAGCAACGAATCTTTTATCTTCTGAAATTTTAAAAGAATTATTGTTTAAAATTTTACATTGA
- the hsdM gene encoding site-specific DNA-methyltransferase (adenine-specific) (KEGG: hcm:HCD_07765 type I restriction enzyme M protein): protein MELNLPKYEFRTKNTDNQLYIFDSIRKKYYVLTPEEWVRQHFVQFLIHEKQYPKGRMGIEIPVQINGMTKRADILFYNQQGKPELIVECKRPSVAITQDTFDQIARYNMILKAKTLIVTNGLQHYCCEMDHEKMRYYFLENIPSYSKE, encoded by the coding sequence ATGGAACTGAACTTACCAAAATACGAATTCCGAACCAAAAATACGGATAACCAATTATATATTTTCGATTCTATTCGAAAAAAATATTATGTGTTAACTCCAGAAGAATGGGTTCGTCAACATTTTGTGCAGTTTCTTATTCATGAAAAACAGTATCCAAAAGGTAGAATGGGTATCGAAATTCCTGTTCAAATTAATGGAATGACAAAACGAGCCGACATTCTATTTTACAATCAACAAGGAAAACCAGAATTAATTGTAGAATGCAAAAGACCTTCTGTAGCTATTACTCAAGATACTTTTGATCAAATTGCACGCTACAATATGATTTTAAAAGCCAAAACATTAATTGTAACCAATGGTTTACAACATTATTGTTGTGAAATGGATCATGAAAAGATGCGATATTATTTTTTAGAAAATATCCCTTCTTATTCTAAAGAATAA
- the rdgB gene encoding XTP/dITP diphosphatase (Pyrophosphatase that hydrolyzes non-canonical purine nucleotides such as XTP and ITP/dITP to their respective monophosphate derivatives. Might exclude non-canonical purines from DNA precursor pool, thus preventing their incorporation into DNA and avoiding chromosomal lesions; Belongs to the HAM1 NTPase family.; KEGG: rma:Rmag_0228 XTP/dITP diphosphohydrolase) — protein MKKIVLASNNAHKVQEIESILKGIEILTLKEIGFTDEVEETANNFEGNALLKAVTVFNEVELATLSDDSGLEVMALKGAPGVFSKRYAGTGNSEDNIRKLLEELKYVKDRSAQFRTVLCFFDGEEEHYFEGVVKGTILHEKRGKGGFGYDPVFVPEGYDKTFAELGSDIKNTISHRALAIQKFAIFYKTIQ, from the coding sequence ATGAAAAAAATTGTCTTGGCAAGTAATAATGCACATAAAGTTCAAGAGATAGAATCGATTTTAAAGGGTATTGAAATCTTAACACTTAAAGAAATTGGGTTTACAGATGAGGTAGAAGAAACAGCTAATAATTTTGAAGGAAATGCATTGTTAAAAGCAGTAACAGTTTTCAACGAAGTAGAATTGGCTACATTATCTGATGATTCAGGGTTAGAAGTTATGGCTTTAAAGGGGGCTCCAGGTGTTTTTTCAAAACGTTATGCAGGAACAGGCAACTCTGAAGATAATATCAGAAAGCTTTTAGAAGAATTGAAATATGTAAAAGATCGTAGTGCCCAGTTTCGAACTGTTTTGTGTTTTTTTGATGGAGAAGAAGAACATTATTTTGAAGGGGTTGTAAAAGGAACGATTCTTCATGAGAAAAGAGGAAAAGGAGGTTTTGGATATGATCCGGTTTTTGTGCCAGAAGGTTATGATAAAACATTCGCAGAACTTGGTTCGGATATTAAGAATACGATAAGTCATCGAGCTTTAGCAATTCAAAAATTTGCAATATTTTATAAGACTATACAATAA
- the rlmH gene encoding 23S rRNA (pseudouridine(1915)-N(3))-methyltransferase (Specifically methylates the pseudouridine at position 1915 (m3Psi1915) in 23S rRNA; Belongs to the RNA methyltransferase RlmH family.; KEGG: kko:Kkor_0328 23S rRNA (pseudouridine1915-N3)-methyltransferase), with the protein MKIRLISIGKTDEIEIQKLIEKYEKRLKHYVSFELEIIPDLKNRKNLSIEQQKIAEGKLILEKISKSDTTILLDEKGKQFTSVGFANEFQKLFNSGTKQINFIIGGPYGFSKEVYDFASRKIALSTMTFSHQMVRVFFVEQIYRAMTIIRNENYHHE; encoded by the coding sequence ATGAAGATTCGCTTAATTTCAATTGGTAAAACAGATGAAATAGAAATACAAAAATTGATAGAGAAGTACGAGAAACGTTTGAAACATTATGTTTCTTTTGAATTGGAGATTATTCCAGACTTAAAAAATCGTAAAAATTTATCCATTGAGCAACAAAAAATCGCTGAAGGAAAACTGATTTTAGAAAAGATTTCTAAATCAGATACGACTATTTTGTTAGATGAAAAAGGAAAACAATTTACCTCAGTTGGTTTTGCAAATGAATTTCAAAAATTGTTTAATTCAGGTACAAAACAAATCAATTTTATTATTGGAGGACCTTATGGCTTTTCAAAAGAAGTCTATGATTTTGCATCTCGAAAAATAGCACTTTCAACTATGACTTTTTCACATCAAATGGTTCGTGTTTTCTTTGTAGAACAAATTTACCGAGCCATGACCATTATCAGAAACGAAAACTATCACCATGAATAA
- a CDS encoding UPF0761 membrane protein (Belongs to the UPF0761 family.) gives MESNWTENNFFRFIKKTLNHIKIPGLHGLGLYDLLKIFIEGLINGFIGPRAAAVSYSLFMSLFPFVIFLFSLLPQFELADDLQRVFEQTVLARIFPDNSANLTTSLDSILGEKNLTILSTGFLLSIIFTTNGINALISGFNLTYHKLEKRHFIRQYFIALILTIIFTLLFILMLFIIYYASPLSRYIEERQMRYISNYSDLISGGLASTLTIATFFLGVSLLYKYGPKTKFSFKEILPGAIFATLLFILSFWGFGVYIKYFAQYKTLYNSLGTILILMLWIYINVIIILTGFELNATFYVTKRLRSDQIRDELKS, from the coding sequence ATGGAAAGTAACTGGACTGAAAATAATTTTTTTCGCTTTATAAAGAAAACATTAAATCATATTAAAATCCCTGGTTTACACGGTTTAGGACTTTATGATTTACTTAAAATATTCATTGAAGGTTTAATAAACGGATTTATTGGTCCTCGTGCTGCAGCTGTTTCATACAGTTTGTTTATGAGTTTATTTCCTTTTGTTATTTTCCTTTTTTCATTATTACCACAATTTGAACTAGCTGACGATTTACAACGCGTTTTTGAACAAACTGTTTTAGCACGAATTTTCCCTGATAATTCAGCTAACCTCACAACTTCACTTGATAGTATTCTTGGAGAAAAAAACCTTACCATTTTAAGTACTGGATTTCTATTATCCATCATTTTCACTACTAACGGAATTAACGCTTTGATTAGCGGTTTTAATTTAACCTATCATAAATTAGAAAAAAGACATTTTATACGACAGTATTTCATCGCCTTAATTCTCACTATAATTTTTACATTACTTTTTATTTTGATGCTCTTCATCATCTATTATGCTTCTCCATTGAGTCGCTATATTGAAGAGAGGCAAATGCGTTACATATCGAATTATTCTGACCTAATTTCAGGTGGACTAGCCTCTACTTTAACCATTGCCACTTTCTTTTTAGGAGTTTCTTTATTATATAAATATGGTCCTAAAACAAAATTCTCTTTCAAAGAAATTTTACCTGGAGCCATCTTTGCAACTTTATTATTTATTTTATCATTTTGGGGATTCGGTGTTTATATCAAATATTTTGCTCAATATAAAACACTTTATAATTCATTAGGAACCATTTTAATTTTAATGTTATGGATTTACATTAACGTGATCATTATCTTAACAGGATTTGAATTAAACGCAACCTTTTACGTTACAAAACGTTTACGAAGTGATCAAATACGAGATGAATTAAAATCATAG
- a CDS encoding potassium voltage-gated channel subfamily A member (Mediates voltage-dependent potassium ion permeability of excitable membranes. Assuming opened or closed conformations in response to the voltage difference across the membrane, the protein forms a potassium-selective channel through which potassium ions may pass in accordance with their electrochemical gradient. The channel activity is up-regulated by cAMP (By similarity); Belongs to the potassium channel family. A (Shaker) (TC 1.A.1.2) subfamily. Kv1.8/KCNA10 sub-subfamily.) has protein sequence MNKLKSTLHEIIFEADTFWGKFFDVTLFILIIISIGIVFLDSIVSFHNAHENLLLISEWAVTILFTIEYGLRIWILKKPWKYIFSFYGIIDFLSIIPTYLSLFFVGTHFLAAIKIMRLFRVFRVFKLSRYIKESNLLVASLKASIRRIIVFISFIFFAVVVIGSIMYVVEGEEAGFTSIPTSIYWAIVTITTVGYGDISPVTPLGQFLASLVMLLGYGVLAIPTGIVSAEMVNQVRKEEKEHEFEVSTQVCPSCGGEGHALNAKYCKFCAHKL, from the coding sequence ATGAATAAATTAAAGAGTACATTACATGAAATTATATTTGAAGCAGATACTTTTTGGGGAAAATTCTTTGATGTAACCCTATTTATTTTAATTATAATAAGTATAGGAATTGTCTTTTTAGATTCTATTGTGTCTTTTCATAATGCACATGAGAATTTATTACTCATTTCAGAGTGGGCTGTAACGATTTTATTTACCATAGAATATGGATTAAGAATATGGATTTTAAAAAAACCATGGAAATACATTTTTTCTTTTTATGGTATCATTGATTTTTTATCTATAATACCAACTTATTTAAGTCTTTTCTTTGTTGGAACACATTTTTTAGCAGCAATAAAAATAATGCGTTTGTTTAGAGTTTTTAGAGTCTTTAAACTTAGTCGTTATATTAAAGAGAGTAATTTATTAGTTGCATCCTTAAAAGCCAGTATTCGAAGAATTATTGTTTTTATTTCTTTTATCTTTTTTGCTGTAGTTGTAATAGGTTCCATAATGTATGTGGTAGAAGGAGAAGAAGCAGGTTTTACGAGTATTCCAACAAGTATTTACTGGGCTATTGTAACCATTACTACAGTTGGATATGGAGATATATCACCTGTAACTCCATTAGGACAGTTTTTAGCTTCTTTAGTTATGCTTCTGGGTTATGGAGTGTTAGCGATCCCTACTGGTATAGTGTCTGCTGAGATGGTTAATCAAGTGAGAAAAGAAGAAAAAGAGCATGAATTTGAAGTGTCAACACAGGTGTGTCCGAGCTGTGGAGGAGAAGGACATGCTTTAAATGCTAAATATTGTAAGTTTTGCGCACATAAACTATGA
- a CDS encoding epimerase family protein SDR39U1 (Putative NADP-dependent oxidoreductase; Belongs to the NAD(P)-dependent epimerase/dehydratase family. SDR39U1 subfamily.) — protein MRNILITGGTGFIGKNLIKKLNQKGYAINILSRKKEYVDSAQTFWWDPSKNFIDEKALEGITDIIHLAGSNILEKPWDKYNKARLIKSRTRSIDLLFNSIQNHNIKLDSFTSASAIGYYGAVTQDTFFDEDTLPQNQDFAAILCKKWEEKADIFSEITRVNKVRIGLTLGEEGLLNRLKSQPILSPLGNGKQWFPWISVDDVTNIFIHLLENEHLNGVYNATSPNPVTNREFTNLVAKKLGKIKLPVTPALALKIFLGDRAELLLNGTRISSNKIIQSGFQFNDIDIETTLDKYIHTH, from the coding sequence ATGAGAAATATATTAATTACAGGTGGTACTGGTTTTATCGGTAAAAATTTGATTAAAAAATTAAATCAAAAAGGTTATGCTATTAATATATTAAGTCGTAAAAAAGAATATGTTGATTCAGCTCAAACCTTTTGGTGGGATCCTTCTAAAAATTTTATTGATGAAAAAGCTTTAGAAGGAATTACTGATATCATTCATCTTGCAGGGTCTAACATATTAGAAAAACCTTGGGACAAATATAATAAAGCACGATTAATAAAGAGTAGAACTCGTTCTATTGATCTTTTGTTTAATAGTATTCAAAATCATAATATAAAACTTGATTCTTTTACTTCTGCATCAGCTATCGGTTATTATGGTGCGGTCACTCAAGATACATTCTTTGATGAAGACACACTTCCTCAAAATCAAGATTTTGCAGCTATTTTATGTAAAAAATGGGAAGAAAAAGCTGATATATTTTCAGAGATTACTCGTGTAAATAAAGTACGTATTGGACTTACATTAGGTGAAGAAGGTCTTTTAAATAGATTAAAATCACAACCTATCTTATCTCCTTTAGGAAATGGAAAACAATGGTTCCCATGGATCAGTGTAGACGATGTTACCAACATATTTATTCATTTATTAGAAAATGAACATTTAAATGGTGTGTATAATGCTACATCTCCAAACCCTGTAACAAATAGAGAATTTACAAACTTAGTTGCTAAAAAATTAGGAAAAATAAAATTACCTGTAACACCTGCTTTGGCTTTAAAAATATTTCTTGGTGATCGTGCTGAACTTTTATTAAACGGAACACGAATTTCTTCAAATAAAATTATTCAATCTGGATTTCAATTCAATGACATTGATATAGAAACCACACTTGATAAATATATACATACACATTAG
- a CDS encoding ABC transporter F family member (Belongs to the ABC transporter superfamily. ABCF family. EF3 (TC 3.A.1.121) subfamily; Contains 2 ABC transporter domains.), with product MILRGENLVKTYGGKNVVKGVSLEVKQGEIIGLLGPNGAGKTTSFYMIVGLVKPNGGRVFLDDKEITTYPMYKRAQNGIGYLAQEASIFRKMSVEDNIKSVLEMTKLSRKEQKLKCEELLEEFSLQHVRKNRGDLLSGGERRRTEIARCLAVSPKFILLDEPFAGVDPIAVEDIQKIIASLVKKDIGILITDHNVSQTLAITDRTYIMFEGSILKSGEAEELANDEMVRKVYLGENFVYKKIERE from the coding sequence ATGATTTTAAGAGGCGAAAACTTAGTCAAAACATACGGAGGAAAAAACGTAGTAAAAGGTGTTTCATTAGAAGTAAAACAGGGAGAAATTATTGGACTTCTTGGCCCAAACGGAGCGGGAAAAACTACTTCATTTTATATGATTGTTGGATTGGTTAAACCCAATGGAGGAAGAGTTTTCTTAGATGATAAAGAAATTACGACTTACCCTATGTATAAACGTGCTCAAAACGGTATTGGTTATTTAGCACAAGAAGCTTCTATTTTTAGAAAAATGTCCGTTGAAGACAATATTAAAAGTGTCTTGGAAATGACAAAGCTTTCACGAAAAGAACAAAAATTAAAATGTGAAGAATTGTTGGAAGAATTTAGCTTACAACATGTTCGCAAAAACCGTGGAGACTTACTTTCTGGAGGAGAACGTCGTCGTACTGAAATTGCACGTTGTTTAGCTGTAAGTCCAAAGTTTATTTTACTAGATGAGCCTTTTGCTGGGGTTGATCCTATTGCTGTTGAAGATATTCAAAAAATCATTGCTTCATTAGTGAAAAAGGATATTGGAATTTTAATTACTGACCATAACGTTTCTCAAACTTTAGCTATTACAGACCGTACTTATATCATGTTTGAAGGAAGTATCTTAAAATCTGGAGAAGCTGAAGAATTAGCCAATGATGAAATGGTTCGAAAAGTCTATTTAGGTGAAAACTTTGTTTATAAAAAAATTGAACGAGAATAA
- the MMAB|pduO gene encoding cob(I)yrinic acid a,c-diamide adenosyltransferase (Belongs to the Cob(I)alamin adenosyltransferase family.; KEGG: bex:A11Q_1516 cob(I)alamin adenosyltransferase) — translation MKIYTKTGDKGTTALYGGTRVSKDHIRIDAYGTVDELNSWVGLIRDEIQLSTDQNTLLKIQKNLFYIGAELALDPDKKVLANGQNRLKKVIEISQIQFLEEQIDLYEKNLTPLTHFILPGGHKTTSQIHIARTICRKAERIVVALSNLEKVRPELIQYLNRLSDYLFTLARKIGNDNQYKETLWLP, via the coding sequence ATGAAAATTTACACAAAAACAGGTGATAAAGGAACGACTGCTTTATATGGGGGCACACGCGTTTCTAAAGATCATATTCGAATTGATGCTTATGGAACCGTTGACGAGTTGAACTCATGGGTTGGTTTAATCCGTGATGAAATTCAACTATCAACAGATCAAAACACATTGTTAAAAATTCAAAAAAATTTATTTTATATTGGAGCAGAATTAGCCTTAGATCCTGATAAAAAAGTATTAGCTAATGGTCAAAATCGATTAAAAAAAGTTATCGAAATTTCTCAAATTCAATTTTTAGAAGAACAAATTGACTTATACGAAAAAAACTTAACTCCTCTAACCCACTTTATTCTTCCAGGAGGACACAAAACAACTTCTCAAATCCATATTGCACGGACAATTTGTAGAAAGGCAGAACGTATTGTTGTAGCTCTATCAAATCTAGAAAAAGTTCGTCCAGAACTCATTCAATATTTAAATCGTCTTTCTGATTATTTATTTACTCTAGCTAGGAAAATTGGAAATGATAACCAATATAAAGAAACCCTTTGGCTTCCTTAA